The following proteins are encoded in a genomic region of Cervus elaphus chromosome 15, mCerEla1.1, whole genome shotgun sequence:
- the TMEM254 gene encoding transmembrane protein 254 isoform X1: MCAAAMGNAKEDETYFQRTSLFWVTVIILSFGYYTWMVFWPESIPYQSLGPLGSFTQYLLKHHHTLVHGGYWLSWMIHVGESLFAIVLCKSKGITDAGTQLLWFLQTFLFGMASLYYLIAFRPKRQKQT, from the exons ATGTGCGCTGCAGCGATGGGGAACGCAAAAGAAGATGAGACCTACTTCCAGAGGACCAGTCTGTTCTGGGTTACTGTCATCATCCTCTCTTTTGGCTATTACACA TGGATGGTCTTCTGGCCTGAGAGTATTCCTTATCAGAGCCTGGGACCCCTGGGCTCCTTCACTCAGTACTTACTGAAGCATCATCACACCCTCGTGCATGGTGG GTATTGGCTTTCCTGGATGATTCACGTAGGAGAGTCCTTGTTTGCCATTGTATTGTGCAA gtCGAAAGGCATCACAGACGCCGGGACCCAGCTGCTGTGGTTCCTACAGACGTTCCTTTTCGGGATGGCGTCTCTCTATTACTTGATTGCTTTTAGACCAAAACgccaaaaacaaacttaa
- the TMEM254 gene encoding transmembrane protein 254 isoform X2: protein MVAKSEAGGAAASYFRVARPLPSLVTVLVLGYFGWMVFWPESIPYQSLGPLGSFTQYLLKHHHTLVHGGYWLSWMIHVGESLFAIVLCKSKGITDAGTQLLWFLQTFLFGMASLYYLIAFRPKRQKQT from the exons ATGGTGGCGAAGTCGGAGGCTGGCGGGGCTGCTGCCTCCTACTTCCGTGTAGCCAGACCCCTGCCGTCGCTGGTCACGGTCCTGGTGCTGGGATATTTCGGG TGGATGGTCTTCTGGCCTGAGAGTATTCCTTATCAGAGCCTGGGACCCCTGGGCTCCTTCACTCAGTACTTACTGAAGCATCATCACACCCTCGTGCATGGTGG GTATTGGCTTTCCTGGATGATTCACGTAGGAGAGTCCTTGTTTGCCATTGTATTGTGCAA gtCGAAAGGCATCACAGACGCCGGGACCCAGCTGCTGTGGTTCCTACAGACGTTCCTTTTCGGGATGGCGTCTCTCTATTACTTGATTGCTTTTAGACCAAAACgccaaaaacaaacttaa